A section of the Pochonia chlamydosporia 170 chromosome 2, whole genome shotgun sequence genome encodes:
- a CDS encoding F-box domain-containing protein (similar to Metarhizium acridum CQMa 102 XP_007814381.1), whose product MTAPPKLSACLAGLPVEILLDVYQHLDVQSIFELSLTNSEFFIFFQRHKIDILLPVLMRDFSPFDELVQVYTATVDDIAGGGLYRPRKVVFKRYFGDKGVVLSKEMPASSLSDHVASSRFTEVTNPRSMLKPSDLTSDTVILTGADIDGLLKKCRLVHEWEELFPQMRWFHQPEDCRLLRPHEQVRFRKALYRWWLYGIYFHGDFPRPRVGHPEPFVDDIRTSQMRYHSTAELVELMDLLETVKDVILQYICPRLDPSQQQTLIQTSLVEDVGRSQSLATSWSDQSHWGRIVKTYVKLGPEDLLYYFKNIYSYPRKRLITEIQLRYPSFTFDQESIQIAVRCALDERCWLEKKVILAEHRSGGIVDFDDDRDDDRLRLQGDASPTGQLPGGSKFRQSYSRYSPRGDDGALLDDYLRLSAFDSRFTASAFLGAVN is encoded by the exons ATGACAGCTCCCCCAAAACTGTCGGCCTGCCTGGCAGGCTTACCCGTCGAGATTCTTCTTGATGTATACCAGCATCTAGACGTACAGTCCATTTTTGAGCTGTCACTTACTAACTCGGAattcttcatcttttttCAACGACACAAGATTGACATCCTTCTACCTGTTCTCATGCGGGATTTTAGTCCTTTCGATGAGCTCGTCCAAGTGTATACTGCGACGGTTGATGATATTGCCGGTGGTGGGCTGTACAGGCCGAGGAAAGTGGTATTTAAGAGGTATTTCGGCGATAAGGGGGTAGTTCTGAGTAAGGAAATGCCTGCGTCCAGCCTGTCCGATCATGTTGCGAGCAGCAGATTTACGGAGGTCACCAATCCTCGAAGCATGTTGAAACCATCAGATTTGACCTCGGATACTGTTATCTTGACCGGGGCCGATATCGATGGCCTACTCAAGAAGTGTCGACTGGTCCATGAGTGGGAAGAATTGTTTCCACAAATGCGATGGTTTCACCAACCTGAAGACTGTCGTCTCCTTCGCCCTCACGAGCAAGTACGATTTCGAAAGGCACTATACAGGTGGTGGCTCTATGGCATCTATTTTCATGGCGACTTCCCTCGCCCGCGAGTTGGACATCCCGAGCCCTTTGTCGACGACATTCGCACAAGCCAGATGCGTTACCACTCAACTGCCGAGTTGGTGGAATTGATGGACCTCCTTGAAACTGTAAAAGATGTTATCTTGCAATATATTTGTCCTCGACTAGATCCGAGCCAACAACAG ACTTTGATACAAACTTCATTGGTCGAGGATGTTGGGAGGAGTCAGTCTCTGGCTACGAGCTGGAGCGACCAAAGCCACTGGGGTCGAATTGTCAAAACTTACGTAAAGCTCGGGCCTGAGGACCTGCTGTATTATTTCAAGAACATTTACAGCTATCCACGGAAACGACTCATCACGGAAATCCAGCTGCGATATCCGAGCTTCACGTTCGATCAAGAGTCAATTCAGATCGCCGTTCGGTGTGCTCTAGATGAGAGATGTTGGTTAGAGAAGAAGGTCATTTTGGCAGAGCATCGTTCCGGAGGCATCGTTGATTTTGACGATGACCGAGATGACGATCGGCTCAGGTTGCAAGGCGATGCAAGTCCCACTGGGCAGTTGCCAGGCGGGTCAAAATTCAGACAGTCATATTCGCGCTATTCGCCTCGTGGCGATGACGGTGCGCTGCTGGATGACTATTTGCGTCTCTCGGCATTTGATTCCCGGTTCACCGCGTCAGCATTTTTGGGCGCCGTCAATTGA
- a CDS encoding secretion-related small GTPase (similar to Metarhizium robertsii ARSEF 23 XP_007821518.1), with the protein MANDEYDFLFKVVLIGDSGVGKSNLLSRFTRNEFNLDSKSTIGVEFATRSIQVDSKTIKAQIWDTAGQERYRAITSAYYRGAVGALLVYDISKHQTYENVTRWLKELRDHADANIVIMLVGNKSDLRHLRAVPTEEAKAFASENHLSFIETSALDASNVELAFQNILTEIYRIVSSKALDSGDGAQATIGAGTNISLSKPADDESAKGGKCC; encoded by the exons atggccaacgacGAATATGAT TTTCTCTTCAAAG TCGTTCTGATCGGAGATTCCGGAGTCGGAAAATCCAATCTTCTCAGCCGATTCACCCGAAACGAGTTCAACCTGGATTCCAAGTCCACCATCGGCGTCGAGTTTGCCACTAGATCCATTCAGGTCGATTCTAAAACGATCAAGGCGCAGATTTGGGACACCGCTGGACAGGAACGTTATCGCGCTATTACCTCTGCCTACTACCGAGGTGCTGTTGGCGCTCTACTCGTCTACGATATCAGCAAACATCAAACTTATGAGAACGTCACCCGGtggctgaaggagctgcgCGACCACGCCGATGCAAATATTGTCATTATGCTCGTTGGAAACAAGAGTGATTTGAGACATTTGAGAGCTGTGCCCACTGAGGAGGCCAAGGCCTTTGCCA GTGAAAACCACTTGTCATTCATTGAGACTTCTGCTTTGGATGCCAGCAACGTTGAGCTTGCCTTTCAAAACATTCTTACTG AAATCTACCGAATCGTTTCCAGCAAGGCTCTTGACAGCGGCGATGGTGCTCAGGCCACGATCGGTGCTGGCACCAACATCTCACTCAGCAAGCCTGCCGACGACGAATCCGCTAAGGGGGGTAAATGCTGCTAG
- a CDS encoding ribosome biogenesis protein Brx1 (similar to Metarhizium robertsii ARSEF 23 XP_007821517.1) — MAAVYKSLSKTDAQKPDEASNGVKKNKQRVLILSSRGVTYRHRHLLNDIASMLPHGRKDVKFDSKSKLNELNELAELYNCNNVLFFEARKGKDLYVWLSKVPNGPTIKMHLQNLHTMEELHFTGNCLKGSRPILSFDAPFDTQPHLRVIKELFLHTFGVPQGARKSKPFVDHVMGFSFVDGKIWVRNYQISEEEAPEAQSGADDKGKKPKGGVSGRAGNTEIKLVEIGPRFVLTPIVIQEGSFGGPIIYENREFISPNQLRSDLRKAKASRHNARVDQYAERLSRKGELGLRSSGGQRQAKDGLDNKSLFA, encoded by the exons ATGGCGGCGGTTTACAAGTCATTGTCAAAAACGGATGCGCAAAAGCCCGATGAGGCGAGTAATGGCGTTAAGAAGAATAAGCAACGGGTCCTCATTCTATCTTCCCGTGGTGTCACCTACAG ACACCGACACCTGCTCAATGATATCGCCTCTATGCTACCACACGGTCGTAAGGATGTGAAGTTTGATTCGAAATCCAAGCTTAACGAACTCAACGAACTTGCCGAGCTCTACAACTGCAATAATGTGCTTTTCTTTGAAGCTAGAAAAGGGAAAGATCTCTATGTTTGGCTGAGCAAAGTTCCAAATGGTCCAACCATCAAAATGCACCTCCAGAACT TACACACCATGGAGGAGTTGCATTTCACTGGGAACTGCTTAAAGGGGTCACGGCCCATTCTGTCATTCGACGCTCCCTTCGATACCCAGCCACACCTGCGAGTCATTAAGGAATTGTTCCTTCACACCTTTGGTGTTCCTCAAGGGGCACGGAAATCCAAGCCTTTTGTGGATCATGTGATGGGTTTCAGTTTCGTAGATGGCAAAATTTGGGTGCGAAACTATCAGATCAGCGAGGAAGAAGCGCCTGAGGCCCAATCAGGTGCTGACGACAAAGGCAAGAAACCAAAGGGGGGAGTGTCAGGCAGGGCGGGAAACACTGAAATCAAACTTGTGGAAATCGGCCCACGATTTGTGCTCACACCCATTGTTATTCAAGAGGGATCTTTTGGCGGACCCATCATTTACGAAAACAGAGAGTTCATTTCGCCTAATCAACTGCGTTCCGATCTTCGCAAGGCAAAGGCTTCTAGGCATAATGCAAGAGTAGACCAGTATGCAGAGAGGCTGTCAAGAAAAGGGGAGCTGGGCCTGCGATCCAGTGGCGGCCAGAGGCAAGCTAAGGATGGACTTGACAACAAGTCTCTGTTTGCATAG
- a CDS encoding chromo domain-containing protein (similar to Metarhizium acridum CQMa 102 XP_007814378.1), with protein sequence MTVAAGCICWEVASSNHARPTVFTALALLHRWKSALACSLDFPPFLGFNPSGVFFASTENVGTSSTAIQKSALMTFDDPTPDSSSDDSQSLTSASAEDNSQDEWAVRRILAEAKVRDEVRYLIDWDGFDLCEATWEPASHLSEGLLEQWLATTKETGKKTALGFTIESWRQAVSDDIRAKYAKHVARNKKRDLRGLEQIQLDCTLEEWISSVQGEYRDEIGDIKECSNAVPPTLDDNPRVVKTAQGRKQDTIGGQQGTHQGEMCRSSEDPHSQRKSNSLAREGLQVSSDVCPNKNKVPTPSMPDACSPALRERTSTANPNSKGAPIHLVSPKLHSAKKVSARKPVMDAAQLSNVFIGGTKRKARRNLLDVASDINQAPKLLNHRKRRLIQKGLRDKEGVTAPAPLRNQFLAETHDLVVPGKLDMVSNNGNHKGILLPSDSLVHAGSESKEKAKKRVHWEDSIPNLELQDLDEFESLFVDDDTSPITPDDYESKERDSTETVSKDTDATTSVLLDIGSEGHTISKVCRFGPDGRLVALLTFHGMNLSRNPSWACLFEGQSRLDFCHTCTKQDVLSQTGHRTLEELSVCQGTVSFCEEDRLAFVSVTSQLQIGCAGAACHQNDFCILIFCPSPLSWAEASSSAVDLPQGEPGLGFLIFKSAPQFPLSMLAPIVPPTAVQRYSVSDSLKIFDMFFDSIRAYLGLDQEDKRAPINFFLLFPPTAHQLVILFSRWLQESIVNCNIKTSLQPGQWSTFSALDSGTIIVHEDALSTLSSLPGLSNTLHSQRGVRFEFLAFSPSGALGKHFPQLNNNNGAETDGCIIRLFPQGTVILLTPSFFVSQPEAAYSFLKWFRQYNTDRGSLYGPKKLAVWSDIHGWLLDLALHKGSQKMHSEISVSKRSIEALLKCFNLLQNIISEVEDDHEGPLIYAPEVLDGNDEQSLVNWFGSWAGLHIHHYRKFLVLGSSNHVEARLSRVIRSVQFITSCTEHLPCQNAPTSRLDGNLWPESSVYPEVALAAKAQSFLTEIDESYTGLTFSPLVLYRFPITYWGPKTTLQWEEFVPFFKDYGDWFDDFKQPFFSRIMKTGAINVLPNFKNTYLGLFFTTDKEHSTTSASSQEVRSLHPWIAIYRPAEIHIKPWRSMELLLWDPYVRHHNAHGNGLCETDLVPAQKALVTHIREKSRDPKTTFPLERVWVGPFDHQQDDGVVDPFDSVFRWIAGISRLVKERLPLCDKQLRSRGWRMFNPETMSSNATRLNAAKTPSAGSNTGNQSLALRTVFPAPRPATATEPWPICNNRFQEAVSRHRGSHEIPFTFQPTLKWYGEQVEAGRGLHHIKVSDWQSVFARYKIQDSGDEY encoded by the exons ATGACTGTTGCGGCTGGCTGTATCTGCTGGGAAGTCGCGTCAAGCAATCATGCACGCCCCACAGTATTCACAGCTCTCGCACTGTTACACAGATGGAAGTCGGCATTGGCCTGCTCGCTGGATTTTCCTCCATTCTTGGGATTTAACCCGTCTGGTGTATTCTTTGCTTCAACCGAAAATGTAGGT ACAAGCTCCACAGCCATTCAGAAATCTGCACTCATGACCTTTGACGATCCGACTCCAGATTCTTCCTCTGATGACAGCCAGTCTCTGACGTCTGCCTCTGCAGAAGATAATTCGCAAGATGAATGGGCTGTCCGCAGAATATTGGCGGAAGCAAAGGTCCGAGATGAAGTCAGATACCTTATAGATTGGGACGGCTTTGACCTTTGTGAAGCAACTTGGGAGCCAGCATCCCACCTGAGCGAAGGGCTTCTCGAACAATGGCTGGCTACCACGAAGGAAACAGGAAAGAAAACTGCCCTGGGATTCACAATAGAGTCATGGAGGCAAGCTGTGAGTGACGATATCCGCGCCAAGTACGCGAAACATGTGGCAAGAAATAAGAAAAGGGATTTGCGGGGTCTGGAGCAAATCCAACTTGACTGCACTCTCGAAGAATGGATAAGCTCGGTACAAGGGGAATACAGGGACGAGATCGGCGATATAAAGGAATGCAGCAATGCGGTACCACCCACTCTAGACGATAATCCCAGAGTTGTCAAAACAGCCCAAGGACGAAAGCAAGACACTATAGGAGGACAACAAGGGACTCATCAAGGAGAAATGTGTCGATCAAGTGAAGACCCGCACAGTCAAAGAAAGTCAAATTCGTTGGCAAGGGAAGGATTGCAGGTTTCTTCAGATGTGTGTCCGAACAAGAATAAGGTGCCTACACCATCAATGCCTGATGCGTGTTCACCAGCTCTTCGAGAAAGAACATCGACCGCTAATCCAAACTCAAAGGGAGCGCCAATCCACTTGGTGTCCCCCAAATTGCATTCTGCAAAAAAAGTCTCAGCAAGAAAGCCTGTGATGGACGCAGCTCAGTTGTCGAATGTATTTATCGGCGGTACGAAACGCAAAGCCCGGCGGAACTTGCTTGACGTAGCATCAGATATCAATCAGGCCCCGAAACTCCTCAATCATCGTAAAAGACGCTTAATACAGAAAGGATTGAGGGATAAGGAGGGTGTGACAGCCCCGGCGCCGCTGAGGAACCAATTTCTAGCTGAAACTCATGACTTGGTCGTTCCCGGGAAACTTGATATGGTGTCAAATAATGGGAATCACAAGGGAATTCTGTTACCGAGCGACTCTCTTGTTCATGCTGGATCGGAATCGAAAGAAAAGGCGAAAAAACGGGTGCATTGGGAAGATAGCATTCCGAATCTGGAACTGCAAGACCTGGATGAGTTCGAAAGTCTCTTTGTAGATGATGATACCTCTCCTATAACTCCCGACGACTATGAAAGCAAGGAGCGAGATTCTACGGAAACCGTATCCAAGGACACCGACGCAACAACTTCAGTACTACTTGACATAGGGAGCGAAGGTCACACGATTTCGAAAGTCTGCCGTTTCGGGCCTGACGGACGCTTAGTGGCTTTGTTGACTTTCCATGGCATGAACTTGAGCCGCAACCCTTCCTGGGcttgcctttttgaaggCCAAAGCCGGCTGGACTTTTGCCACACATGCACAAAGCAGGATGTCTTATCCCAGACCGGACACCGGACACTTGAGGAACTGAGTGTCTGCCAGGGAACTGTTTCATTCTGTGAGGAGGACAGGCTTGCCTTTGTATCAGTGACCAGTCAACTACAAATTGGATGTGCTGGGGCAGCTTGCCATCAAAACGACTTTTGCATTCTGATTTTTTGTCCATCACCCTTAAGCTGGGCTGAGGCGTCTTCGAGCGCGGTCGACTTACCTCAAGGAGAACCTGGTCTGGGGTTTCTAATTTTTAAATCAGCTCCCCAATTTCCACTCTCAATGCTGGCCCCAATTGTACCACCGACTGCGGTACAGCGGTACAGCGTGTCGGACTCTCTTAAAATATTCGACATGTTTTTTGACAGCATCCGCGCCTATCTGGGACTCGACCAGGAAGACAAAAGGGCGCcaatcaacttcttcctgctGTTCCCACCAACGGCTCATCAGCTAGTTATCTTATTTTCTCGGTGGCTTCAGGAATCGATAGTCAACTGCAACATTAAAACGAGCTTACAACCAGGCCAGTGGTCTACCTTTTCCGCCCTTGATAGTGGCACCATAATCGTTCATGAGGATGCGCTGTCGACCTTGTCATCACTTCCCGGCCTATCAAATACTCTACACAGCCAAAGAGGGGTCAGGTTCGAGTTTCTGGCCTTTTCTCCTTCTGGTGCGCTTGGAAAGCATTTCCCACAACTCAACAACAATAATGGAGCGGAAACTGATGGCTGTATAATTCGACTCTTTCCACAAGGCACCGTCATCTTGCTCACGCCGAGCTTTTTTGTGTCTCAGCCGGAGGCTGCTTACAGTTTTCTCAAATGGTTTCGACAATATAACACTGATCGTGGTTCTCTCTATGGACCAAAAAAATTGGCTGTATGGTCTGACATACACGGCTGGCTGTTGGATCTGGCTCTTCATAAAGGTAGCCAAAAGATGCATTCAGAAATTAGTGTAAGTAAAAGATCTATTGAGGCATTGTTGAAATGTTTCAACCTTTTGCAGAATATCATCTCGGAGGTAGAAGATGACCACGAAGGACCACTGATTTACGCCCCAGAGGTACTCGATGGTAACGATGAGCAAAGCCTAGTCAACTGGTTTGGTTCTTGGGCGGGACTACATATTCATCACTACAGGAAATTTCTGGTCCTGGGGTCTAGCAATCACGTTGAAGCAAGACTATCTCGAGTTATTCGATCAGTCCAATTTATTACCTCTTGCACAGAGCATCTCCCCTGCCAAAATGCTCCAACCAGCAGACTGGACGGCAATTTGTGGCCAGAAAGCTCTGTATATCCGGAAGTAGCTTTGGCCGCAAAAGCTCAGAGTTTTCTCACCGAAATAGACGAAAGCTATACGGGCCTGACTTTCTCTCCTTTGGTTTTGTACAGGTTTCCAATTACGTACTGGGGTCCAAAAACGACGTTACAATGGGAGGAGTTTGTGCCATTTTTCAAGGATTATGGCGACTGGTTTGACGATTTCAAGCAGCCATTCTTCTCCAGAATAATGAAAACGGGCGCTATCAATGTTCTCCCAAATTTTAAGAATACTTATCTTGGGCTTTTCTTCACTACAGACAAGGAGCATAGTACGACCTCGGCTTCATCGCAGGAAGTTCGAAGTCTGCATCCTTGGATTGCTATTTACAGACCAGCCGAAATTCACATCAAACCTTGGAGGTCTATGGAGTTACTACTCTGGGATCCCTACGTCCGCCACCACAACGCTCATGGTAACGGGCTTTGCGAAACAGATCTTGTGCCCGCTCAGAAAGCGCTTGTTACTCACATTCGCGAGAAAAGTCGAGATCCGAAAACTACATTTCCTCTCGAACGTGTGTGGGTTGGGCCGTTTGATCATCAGCAGGATGACGGGGTCGTGGACCCATTTGATAGTGTTTTTCGTTGGATTGCGGGCATTTCTCGCCTGGTCAAAGAGAGGCTCCCCTTGTGTGACAAACAACTCCGCTCTCGGGGATGGCGGATGTTCAACCCCGAAACCATGTCGTCAAATGCCACAAGACTCAACGCAGCAAAGACACCTTCGGCTGGCTCAAATACCGGCAACCAATCTCTGGCACTTCGTACGGTTTTCCCAGCTCCCAGACCCGCCACAGCCACTGAGCCATGGCCAATCTGCAATAATCGTTTTCAAGAGGCGGTCTCGAGGCATCGAGGCTCGCATGAGATACCCTTTACGTTCCAGCCAACCTTGAAATGGTATggagagcaagttgaagcaGGGAGAGGGCTACATCACATCAAAGTTTCCGACTGGCAATCCGTTTTTGCCAGGTATAAGATTCAAGATTCTGGGGATGAATATTAA